A genome region from Streptomyces sp. NBC_01296 includes the following:
- a CDS encoding cysteine dioxygenase produces MNTTPVTVESDLQIAGDILSVQHLLQPAREHPATVSEFVGLARTIAANRAEWEHLVEYDATTRWYHRLRTGPGYEVWLLSWVPGQGSGRHDHGSSSGVLTVLDGELTEHGPRGPLALGAGSQRVFAPGYAHEVVNDGLDGAVSLHIYFPGLTEMPMHTCSPARPEALSV; encoded by the coding sequence ATGAACACCACTCCCGTAACCGTCGAGAGCGACCTCCAGATCGCCGGCGACATCCTCTCCGTCCAGCACCTCCTGCAGCCCGCCCGCGAGCACCCGGCCACCGTCTCCGAGTTCGTCGGCCTCGCGCGCACCATCGCCGCGAACCGCGCCGAGTGGGAGCACCTGGTCGAGTACGACGCCACCACCCGCTGGTACCACCGGCTGCGCACGGGCCCCGGCTACGAGGTCTGGCTGCTCAGCTGGGTCCCCGGCCAGGGCAGCGGCCGGCACGACCACGGCTCCTCCTCCGGCGTCCTGACCGTCCTCGACGGCGAGCTCACCGAGCACGGCCCGCGCGGGCCGCTCGCCCTGGGCGCCGGCTCCCAGCGCGTCTTCGCCCCCGGGTACGCCCACGAGGTGGTCAACGACGGCCTCGACGGAGCGGTCAGCCTGCACATCTACTTCCCGGGCCTGACCGAGATGCCGATGCACACCTGCTCCCCGGCCCGGCCCGAGGCCCTTTCCGTCTGA